GATCCTCGAGCAGTGCAGCCCGGCTGCCTTCGCCACCCCGACAGGTGCGGCGGAATCCCATTCCCACTGGCCGCCGGCGTGCACGTACGCGTCCGCCTCACCGCGCAGGACGGCCATCGCCTTGGCCCCTGCCGAACCCATCCCGACGACCTCGGCGCCCACGTCGGTCGCCACCGCATCCGTGAACGCCGGCGGGCGGCTGTCGCTGACCACGATCCGGGGATGTGCCGCGCCCGCACCCAGACGATCGCGGTCGTGGTCGCCGTTCTCGGTGTCGTAGACGACCCCGAGCGCCGGCTGGGCCACCGCGGCGGCGGTGATCCCACGGTCGCGTTCCCACAGTGCGACGTGCACCGCCCAGTCCGTCCGGCCGGCGAGCCCGTACTCCTTGGACCCGTCCAGCGGATCGATGATCCACACGCGGTCGGCGGACAGCCGCGCACTGTCGTCCGCGGACTCCTCGGAGAGGACGGCGTCGTCACCGCGCTCGGCGGCGAGTCGGCCGGCGAGGAAGGCGTGCGCGGCCCCGTCCCCCCGGCGGCCGAGTTCCCTGCCGTCCACGGTGCCCATACCCGCGTCGCGGATCTCGAGCAGCAGTTCTCCTGCCCCCTGGGCGATGTCGGCGGCGAATTTCGCGTCGGTGCTCACAGTCCCAAGAATCCCACAATCGCGGCCGCCTGGTCGGCCGGATCGCCGTCGGACGGGCGCAGCGCGAGTTCCGGATGCTCCGGCGGCTCGTACGGGTCGTCCACGCCGGTGAACCTCGTGATCTCCCCCGCCCTGGCCCGCGCGTACATACCCTTGGGATCACGCGCCTCGCACTCGGCGAGCGGGGTGTCCACGAAGACCTCGACGAAGGGGATGCCCGCGGCACGGTGCCGCTCGCGCACCCGCTCCCGATCCTGCTGGTAGGGACTGATGAGACAGGCGATCGCCACCACTCCGGCCTCGGCCAGGACGATCGCGACCTCACCGACCCGGCGGACGTTCTCGGCGCGGTCCTCGGGGGCGAAACCCAGATCCGCAGTGAGCCCGTGACGCAGGTTGTCCCCGTCGAGTCGATGACAGGCGACGTGTTTCGCATGCAGGGCACGCTCGAGTTCCACTGCCACGGACGACTTCCCCGAGGCGGACAGGCCGGTGAGCCAGATGGTTGCCGCCGTGGGTCGTTCGCCGTCCGCCGCGGTCCCACGGTGCCACACCACAGGCGTACCCGACAGCGACGGACCGGTGATCATTCCTGCGGCGACGGTGTCTCCGGTGACCTCGTCGACGAGCACGAAGCTGCCGGTGCCCCGATTCCGGCGATACGGATCGAACGTCAACGGGTCGGTCGTCGTCACCCGGATCCGTCCGATCTCGTTGAGCTCCAGGGACTCCGCGGTGGTGTCGCGGTGCAGGGTGTTGACGTCCAGCCGGTAGTCCAGCCCGCCGACGCGAGCGCCGGTGCTGCGAGTCCCGTGCAACATCACATACCGGTCGCCCGAATGCAGCTCACGACGGTCACTGAGCCAGCAGACCATCGCATCGATCTCCCTACCGATCAGCGGCCGGTTCCCGGGACGGCAGAGCAGGTCGCCGCGCCCGACATCCAGCTGGTCCTCGAGCTCGACGACCACCGCACTCGACGCGAAGGCCTCGGCAAGCGGGGCCCCTCCCGGGCCCCAGATCGCCCGGACCGTCGAGGTCCGCCCGGACGGGACCACCATCACCTCGTCCCCCGGCTTGAACACGCCACCGACCACGGTGCCGGCGTACCCGCGGAAGTCGTGCAACGACGAATCCGACTGCCGCTGCGGCCGAATGACGCACTGCACCGGCATCCGCGCATCGACGAGGTTGCGGTCCGAGGCGATGTGGACGCTCTCGAGATGACCGAGGAGGGACGAGCCGTCGTACCACGGCATGTTCACGGTGCGCTGTGCGACATTGTCCCCGTGCAGTGCCGAGACGGGCACGAACGACAGGTCCTGGACGTCGAGCTTCATCGCGAACCGGCGGAATTCCTCGACGACCTCCTCGAATCTCGACTGCGACCAGTCGACCAGGTCCATCTTGTTGACGCACACCACCAGGTGCGCGATTCCGAGGAGGCTCGCGATGAACGCGTGCCGGCGCGTCTGTTCCACCACGCCGTTGCGTGCGTCGACGAGGACGAGCGCCACATCCGCCGTCGACGCTCCGGTGACCATGTTCCGGGTGTACTGCTCGTGGCCCGGGGTGTCCGCGATGACGAACTTACGCCGGGGAGTCGCGAAGTAGCGGTGCGCGACATCGATGGTGATGCCCTGCTCCCGCTCGGCCCGCAGCCCGTCGGTGAGCAGTGCGAGATCGGTGTGATCGGCGCCGCGACTTCGGCTCGTGCGCTCGACCGCGTCGAGTTGATCCTCGAACACGGCCTTGGAATCGAAGAGCAGCCGGCCGATGAGGGTGGATTTCCCGTCGTCGACGCTTCCTGCCGTCGCGACCCGGAGTAGTTGCTGCATCAGAAGTAGCCCTCCCGCTTGCGGTCTTCCATCCCTGCCTCCGAGATCCGGTCGTCGGCCCGGGTCGCACCTCGCTCGGTCACCCTGCTGGCCGCGACCTCCACGGCGACCTGCGCCGCGTTGCTCGCGGTCGACTCCACACAGCCGGTGCACGTGGCATCGCCGACCGTCCGGAACCGGACCGAAGCCTCCACCGGCTCCTCGCCCGGCGCGAGCTCGAGAAATCGAGTGTGCGCCAGGAGCATTCCGTCGCGGAGCACCACCGGCCTGCGGTGCGCGTAATACAGCGGCGGCAGGTCGATCCGCTCACGGTCGATGTACTGCCAGATGTCGAGCTCGGTCCAGTTCGAGAGCGGGAAGACCCGGATGTGTTCGCCCCGCCGGTGCCGGCCGTTGTAGAGCGACCACAGCTCGGGCCGCTGGGCCCGCGGATCCCAGCGCCCCTCGCGGTCACGGAAGCTGAAGATCCGCTCCTTCGCGCGTGCCTTCTCCTCGTCCCGTCTCGCACCGCCGAACACCGCGTCGAACCTGTGCTCGGCGATGCCCCGGAGCAGGGCGGTCGTCTGCAGCCGGTTGCGGCTGGCACCCGGCCCGTGATCCTCGACGACCCGCCCCGCATCGATGTCGTCCTGCACCCGGATCACCTCGAGATCCAGGCCGAGGTGCTCGCGAGTGCGATCGCGGAAATCGATCACCTCGTCGAAGTTGTGGCCGGTGTCGATGTGCATGACCGTGAAGGGCACGGCCGCGGGCCAGAATGCCCGCGCGGCCAGGTGCAGCATCACCACCGAGTCCTTGCCGCCGGAGAAGAGCAACACCGGTCGTTCGAAGGTGGCCGACACCTCACGGAAGATGTGCACCGACTCGGCCTCGAGCGCGTCGAGGTGCGAGAGCTCGTAAGCCGGTGGCGGATGGATCGTGGATGACATCGAGGTCTCCTCGTCTGCGGCCCGTGAGTATCGACGCCCACGTCGGTACATATTTGTATCGGGCCGGTCCAAGCGGAACACCTCGACAATAGAACGCGTTTCAGTTGTCGGTCAATGGCCGGGTGCCGCGGCAGCCACCGGCGCACGACCGCCCACGTCGGAGGTGATCGCCGCGGCAGTCGCCGCCAGATCCCGCCCCCGCCGTGCGATCTCACCCGACGACAGCGTGGTCCCGACGTAGAGCGTGAGGACCATCGCCTGATGCCCGCCGGCGTCGAAGGTCGGGGCGGCGATCAGGTGAACGGCACTCTCCCCGTCACCGTCGGGCAGATACACCCGCTCGCCGAGGCTCGAGACCAGGTCGCCCAACGCGGCGCGCAGTTCGGCCGACAGGTCGTGGTCGGCCACTCCCGCCATGAGCGTGTGCAGTTGCCGACCCACCGGCGTCAGCGTCTCCACGAGGTACCCCGTCCGGACACACTCCTCGACGACGCTCGCGAGCCGGGTGCGATCGTGACGCACGGGCAGCGCGGGCTCACGGCGCAACCAGGACTCGAGGGCCTCCGCCCCGTCCCACAGCACGTACATCAGTCCGACCGGGGGCGCGAACGGGTAGCTCTCCCCGACCTTGACCCCGGCCCGCACACCCGGCGGGCTGGTGACCTCGAGGACGGCGATCCGATCACCCACCACCGCCGACGCGGTGCACGTGGTGCCGTAGCGCTCGCTCAGCACGGCCAGGTGCGCCCGCGCGACCGGACCGGCGACGTATCCCTCCTGAGCGGCGCGCCCGACCGCCACCAGCGCGGGACCGAGACCGTAGGTCTTCGACGCCGGATCGCGATGGAGGTACCCCGCCTCGGCCAGTACCGACAGGATCCCGAGGCAGGTGGGCTTGCTGAGGTCGAGCCGACGGGCGAGCTCGGACAGGCCGAAGCGCCTGCCGCGGTGTGCCACCAGGAAGTCCAGCACCTGCACGACCCGCTCGGTGGGCGGGGAGCGACGGCCGGTCCGGGGCGCGGATTCGATGTCGTCCATTGACCAGCTCCTAGAACGCGTTCTATTGTCGGATACGTCAACTTCTACCACAGAGGTACAGATGTGTACCACCGCCCGTCGCGTCGTCACGATTCGGGCGGCTGTTCATCGATCCCCCGCGGGGCCCGCCGTGTCCGTCCCGCGAGTCAGGAGCAGCACGTGCTGACCGATGCCTTCGCCGAATCCCTCGCCGAGGCCGAGAAACTGATCGCCGCCGCACCGCACGTCGAGAGCGAACAGGATCTCGTCGAGGGCTACCGCTATCTGGCGGGCGGGATCCTGGCCACCACGCACGCCGCCTGGGCGGTCGACCGGAGGCACCCCACCTTCATCTCGGGCACCGGGCCGTACACCAAGATGGGCCTGGACAATCCCGACACCCTCTACCTCGGGGCCGTCATCAGCGACGACGCCGAGTATGTGGTCACCGGAACACGGGGAACCACAACAGATCTCAGCTTCCAGGTGCTGTCGGGAAATTACACCGCCGCGAACGTACCCGGCAGCGAGTCCGCCTTCGACGACCGCGCGATCGACATCGCACCCGACGGCAGCTTCGAAATCCGGTTCGGTCCCGAGCCGGCCGCGGGCCGACGCAACTACGTCACCCTCGCGCCCGGTTCGTCGCAACTGGTCGTCCGCGAGGTCTACGGCGACTGGAGCCAGCGGCGGGGCACTCTCCGGATCACCCGACCCGACACGGCCGGTGAGCCCGCGGTGCCGCTGACCCCCGAAGACGTCGAGAAGCGCTACGCCCGGGCCGGGAAGGCGCTCGTGTCGCGGGTGCGGACGTGGCTGAAGTTCCCCGAACGGTTCTATCTCGACCAGCCGGCGAACGAACTCACCGAGCCGCGGTCCACGCCGGGCGGCCTCGCGACGCAGTATTCGTCGGTGGGCCACTACTCCCTGGGGCCGGACGAGGCGATGATCATCACCGT
This genomic interval from Rhodococcus triatomae contains the following:
- a CDS encoding 3'(2'),5'-bisphosphate nucleotidase CysQ — protein: MSTDAKFAADIAQGAGELLLEIRDAGMGTVDGRELGRRGDGAAHAFLAGRLAAERGDDAVLSEESADDSARLSADRVWIIDPLDGSKEYGLAGRTDWAVHVALWERDRGITAAAVAQPALGVVYDTENGDHDRDRLGAGAAHPRIVVSDSRPPAFTDAVATDVGAEVVGMGSAGAKAMAVLRGEADAYVHAGGQWEWDSAAPVGVAKAAGLHCSRIDGTPLLYNESHPYLPDLVICRPELAEALLGALARHALDTPDTGRVALARAYIDALVSHDASKVRFAEGAWRVENGQRTGDSGRFIRDELENGAQYEAIHGVREARFHEWGENVVARYLLDVGATPAESTAIHVTEYFAIPRAEIASIVAIIEPHR
- the cysC gene encoding adenylyl-sulfate kinase, with translation MQQLLRVATAGSVDDGKSTLIGRLLFDSKAVFEDQLDAVERTSRSRGADHTDLALLTDGLRAEREQGITIDVAHRYFATPRRKFVIADTPGHEQYTRNMVTGASTADVALVLVDARNGVVEQTRRHAFIASLLGIAHLVVCVNKMDLVDWSQSRFEEVVEEFRRFAMKLDVQDLSFVPVSALHGDNVAQRTVNMPWYDGSSLLGHLESVHIASDRNLVDARMPVQCVIRPQRQSDSSLHDFRGYAGTVVGGVFKPGDEVMVVPSGRTSTVRAIWGPGGAPLAEAFASSAVVVELEDQLDVGRGDLLCRPGNRPLIGREIDAMVCWLSDRRELHSGDRYVMLHGTRSTGARVGGLDYRLDVNTLHRDTTAESLELNEIGRIRVTTTDPLTFDPYRRNRGTGSFVLVDEVTGDTVAAGMITGPSLSGTPVVWHRGTAADGERPTAATIWLTGLSASGKSSVAVELERALHAKHVACHRLDGDNLRHGLTADLGFAPEDRAENVRRVGEVAIVLAEAGVVAIACLISPYQQDRERVRERHRAAGIPFVEVFVDTPLAECEARDPKGMYARARAGEITRFTGVDDPYEPPEHPELALRPSDGDPADQAAAIVGFLGL
- the cysD gene encoding sulfate adenylyltransferase subunit CysD, with product MSSTIHPPPAYELSHLDALEAESVHIFREVSATFERPVLLFSGGKDSVVMLHLAARAFWPAAVPFTVMHIDTGHNFDEVIDFRDRTREHLGLDLEVIRVQDDIDAGRVVEDHGPGASRNRLQTTALLRGIAEHRFDAVFGGARRDEEKARAKERIFSFRDREGRWDPRAQRPELWSLYNGRHRRGEHIRVFPLSNWTELDIWQYIDRERIDLPPLYYAHRRPVVLRDGMLLAHTRFLELAPGEEPVEASVRFRTVGDATCTGCVESTASNAAQVAVEVAASRVTERGATRADDRISEAGMEDRKREGYF
- a CDS encoding IclR family transcriptional regulator; this encodes MDDIESAPRTGRRSPPTERVVQVLDFLVAHRGRRFGLSELARRLDLSKPTCLGILSVLAEAGYLHRDPASKTYGLGPALVAVGRAAQEGYVAGPVARAHLAVLSERYGTTCTASAVVGDRIAVLEVTSPPGVRAGVKVGESYPFAPPVGLMYVLWDGAEALESWLRREPALPVRHDRTRLASVVEECVRTGYLVETLTPVGRQLHTLMAGVADHDLSAELRAALGDLVSSLGERVYLPDGDGESAVHLIAAPTFDAGGHQAMVLTLYVGTTLSSGEIARRGRDLAATAAAITSDVGGRAPVAAAAPGH
- a CDS encoding DUF1214 domain-containing protein, encoding MLTDAFAESLAEAEKLIAAAPHVESEQDLVEGYRYLAGGILATTHAAWAVDRRHPTFISGTGPYTKMGLDNPDTLYLGAVISDDAEYVVTGTRGTTTDLSFQVLSGNYTAANVPGSESAFDDRAIDIAPDGSFEIRFGPEPAAGRRNYVTLAPGSSQLVVREVYGDWSQRRGTLRITRPDTAGEPAVPLTPEDVEKRYARAGKALVSRVRTWLKFPERFYLDQPANELTEPRSTPGGLATQYSSVGHYSLGPDEAMIITVPHSDAPYQGFQLGSLWYISLDYTGHQSSLNTSQSQTDPDGMIRLVVSERNPGITNWIDTVGHRRGYLQFRWQRLSRELTADDGPVAQVVPFEQIADHLPYHGSNVIDPEDFASRIAARRAAVADRMLA